The genomic region TAATCGGCCAGGTAGAGCGGATGGTAGACCATGTGCTGGTACACGGCCAGGATCGGACAATCCCTCACGCGGAACACCGGCGCGTAGTACTCATTCCACACGTCTTTGGCCAGACGGAGAACTTCGGCCTGAAAGTCGGCGGCATCCGCCTCCGGGTGCGCGTACAGCCAGCGCCAGGCCCGCATCTCCACCAGCGACACACCGGCGATCTCGTAGGTGATCCAGAAGGTGTCGAGGGCCTCCATCTGCCGTGACGATGCGTCCGGCTCGCCCAGCCCGAGAACCTGGAGGTCGCGGGCCTGGAACACGTAGGCGAAACACTCGGTGAACGCATTATTGGGCACGCCACTCATGGCGTAGTGTTCCACGCCCTCCAGAGAGAGCACCTGTTCCACATTGTGCCCGAATTCGTGCATGGCGATGTTGAAGCCCTTGTAATTCATCCCCCCGGGCGCCACGCGGGTGCGCAGATGAGCCTTGTCGCCGCGCATCGACGCGCCCATGGCGTGCCCGATGCCTCGGGACGCGTCCACGGCGACGTGATTGGCGATGAACGCGGCCCGGTCGGGCGCAAAACCCAGTCGCTGCAGGATGGCGGGCAGATCGGCCTGGAAAGCCGCCACGGTGGGATAGCGCGCCCGGACGATGCGGTCCAGTTCCGCTTCCGGCTTCGCGGGCCCGCTTCGGAAACCGCCGTACCAGATATCGAAAGGCCTCAGTTCGCGACCCAGCCGGCGGGCGACGAGGCGGCCGATGTCCTGAGCCACCGGATCCCGCAGCACGGCCAGGAGCAGTTGCTCCACCTCGGCCTCGGGAATCTGCCGGTCAAGGTTGAATTTGCGGTCGATGGCCGTGGGGCTGAGCGGCATGTGGGCGTCCAGCCGTCGGGACGCATGGTACAGGTTGAGCCACTGCTGATAGCGCCGAGCCCCTTCCTGCGCGATCTCCAATTCCTTGAGGTTGCCGTCCACCGTTTCGAAGAGGCGGTTGGCGGCCGGATCCCAGGCGTAGCGCGCATCGTCAATCACCGACTGGGGGATGCTCCCGTCCACGATCCGCTCCAGAACCTTCGCCAGAAGCTCCTGGCGGATCAGGCCGTCGGGTTCGGCATACTGCGCCCGGATCTCGTCGCGGAGGTTCCAGTGGGTGACCAGCTTGCGGTCCTGCGCGAAGGGCCGCCGGTTCCCGTCCTGCAACAGGTTGCCGATGTGGATGTTGTAGGTCGCCACGTAATTGCCGGCCTCTGCGTGCGCCCGGCTCGACAGCTGGCTGACCTCGGCGGGGACCCGGGCAATGAACCAGTCGCCCAGGCGGGCCATGGCCCACTCCTCGCGGCTCCAGGTCTCTCCCAGCCGGTTCTTCTCGTCCAGGGTGTAGAACGGGAAATTCAGCATGACCACCTGGGCGATCCGAAGGCCGAACAGATCGTCGGCGAGATGCGCGGCCGGGGCATACTGCTGAAACAGGTAATCGATCGCCAGCGGCTGTCCGAGATCCAGTTCCAGCGGCTCCGACAAGCTGCGGCGGATCTGGTGGAACCGCCCGTGGATCAGCTCCATGTTGTCCTGGATCCGGGCGAAGGTCTGCCGGCGAAGCTGCGGATCACCGAGGAACTGCTCCCGGCAAAAGCGTTCAAACTCCGCTTCCGGGCCGTCAGCCGGCGCCCACAGGAAGGCCAGTTGGCGTACTCCCCGCTCTGCCCGCTCCCGGACGCCCGTACCCCATCGCTCCGCGAGAGCGTCCACCGTGCGGAGTCGGCATTCGGCGGATATGGCAGGCACCGCCGGCGCCTCAGTGGCCGCCGCCGCGAGGACATGCCCGGCAGCCGGCGCGATGGCCGATAGCGCGAAAAATCCCCAAACGGCGCATGTGAGTCTCATGATGAAGGTCCCTCCTACTCACAATCCAGGCTCTCCAGCAGGCAGAGCGTCACCCGGGTCACCCGGAAGATGTTCGCCACGGAAACGTTGTCCGGGATGTCACGCGGGGTGTGCCAGTAGCTGTTCCAGGGGCCGTATTCGAAATCGATCAGGTCAATGACCGGGATGCCCAGTTCGCGGAAGGGAATGTGGTCGTCGATGATGGCGTTGGATTCGCCCGCGGCGATCTCGGGCCAGCCCAGCCGGCGGCAGCACACCGCCAACAGCGACCATAACTCGGGCGAGGAATACCGGTCCCGGGTCAGCGCCAAGTCGCGGTCGCCGATCATGTCCAGCAGGATCATGGCCCGCACGCTCTGCGCCTCGTCGCTCCGTCGGATGTTGTCGGCGTGCTGGCGGCTGCCGTACAGGCCGTCCGTCTCGGTGATCGATTCGCCGACCGATTCCTCGCCGTCGAAGAAGAGAAAGCGATAGGTGGCCCGGGCATCGGCACGCGCCGCGATCACCCGGGCGATCTCCAGGACGGCGGCGGTGCTCGAGCCCGAATCGTTGGCCCCGATGAAGTGGACACCGGGCAGTTCCTTGGTGTCGATATGGGTCGCCACGATGAGGATCCGCCGGGGATCTCCGGCTTTTTCGCCGATCACGTTGGCCATCTCGATGACACCCCGCGGCGTCGCCGCCCGGAACGACTCCCGGCGGACGCCCAGGCCGGCGCCTGTCAGTTCCTCGGCGATCAGGCGCCGGCAGGCTTCCAGGCGCTCGGAGCCGGCCGGACGCGGCGCCAGGCGGATCATGGCGGCGAAATCCCGCTCCAGCCGGTGCATCTCCGCGGCGGTCTGCCATTCGCCGCCGGCGGCCGGTGCGGCCGCTGCGGCGGTGGGGGCCGGTTCGTCCGCCGCCGATCCGCCCGACACCCGTTCGGGTCCGCACCCGCCGGCCGCCGCCATCGCGAGAGACAGCCAAAGGAGTCCGCCGATGCGCAAGACACGGCCTGCGCTCCCCCCGGCTTGACTAACCTTGAACCCATTCATATAATGAGGACTCTTTTATTGCGCCACGTCTTGGTTTTTCATTTTGAATCATCTTCCGGCTCGAGGCAACATGAAAATCTTCTCCCGGCTGGTGCTTGCGGCGACAGTGCTCACATTGGCGGGGGCCGCGTGGTCTCAGCAAGCGGTTCAGACGCCCGAGGGCCGCATCGCGGTCCGGGTGGAGATGGTCAACCTGCTGTGCAGCGTCCTCGATCGGCGGGGCAATTATGTGACGACCCTGCAGCAGGACGACTTCATCGTTTACGAGAACAACGCGCCGCAGAGGATCGAGAACTTCAGCGCCATGAGCGACCTGCCCCTGAGCATCGCGCTCCTCATCGACACCAGCGCCTCGGTCGCCAACAAACTCAAGTTCGAACAGGACGCGGCCACCGAGTTTTTCGCCACCGTGCTGCGCCCCCAGGACAAGGCGCTCCTGGTGGAATTCGACACCGGCGTCACGCTCATTCAGGATTTCACCAACGACACGAACCTGCTGGGCAAACAGCTGCGCACCCTGCGGGCCGCCGGCGGCACCTCGCTCTACGACGCCGTCCTGCTGGTGGCGGAAGAAAAGCTGGTGCCCGACCAGGGCGAGCGACGCAAAACCGTGATCGTCATCTCCGACGGCGAGGACACCGTCAGCAAGGTGACGTTTGAAGAGGCGCTTGAGATGGCTCAGCGGTCCGGCGCCACGGTGTTCGCCATTTCCACCAACAAGGGCGGGTATTTCGGCGTCAAGGGCAGTGACGAAGGAGACACCATTCTGGAACAGCTCACCTCGGCCACCGGCGGCAAGGCCTACTACCCGACCAAGATGGAGGACCTGAGCCTGGCGTTCCGGGAGATCAACCAGGAGCTGCGCAGCCAATACAGCATCAGTTACCGCTCCTCCAACCCGGCGCGTGACGGGACGTTCCGGGCGCTCCGCGTGGCAGTCAAGGGGAAAGATTTGCGCGTGCGCCACCGCAAGGGGTATTTCGCGCCCAAAAGCTCGGGCTCGGATTGACAGAAACCGAAGCACGTGCTATTAATCCATCACCACAACGTTTGTGATGGCCATGAGCAAAGAGGCCGAACAGCCCGATCAGCCCCGCACGCCGGACAGCCGTCGGGAGTCCTCCACCACCGGGTTCTCCACGAACCGGGACTTGGAGCGCCTGTTTCAGGAAGCCGAGCAGACCATCGACAAGATCGTTCACGCCAAGCGGGAATCGCGCGAGGAGACGCTGGCGGTGCCATTGTTCGTCCCGGAAGCGGTGGTGACGCCGATCACCCCGCCGGCGGAGACCGAACCGGACGAAGCGGAGCTGCTGCGGCAGGAGTTGGAGCGGCTCAAACTCCGCTATCAGGAGCTTGAGACTGATTTCCAGAATTTTCGCAACCGGGTGGAGCGGGATGCGGAGAGCACCAACCTGAACACCCGGGCGGAGTTGTTGAAGGACCTGCTGCAGATCATTGACATTCTGGAACTCGCCAGCAACACATTCAATTCGGAGAAATTTTCCCATTCCGTCGACAGTTACCGAAAGGGTTTCAACCTGCTGCATCGGCAGTTTCTGGATGTCTTTGACAAGATCGGGGTGCTCAAGATCCCCACCGAGGCACAGCCGTTCGACCCGCACCTGCACCAGGCCATCACCGCCGAGGAGCGAAGCGACCTCGAGGTCCAGACCAATCTGAAGGAATTGAAGGCTGGTTACGTGTACCATGGAATTCTGCTGCGGCCGGCCATGGTCAAGGTCGGCGTGCCCAAGCCGAAACCGAGCGGATCGCATTGATCGGTAAATATTTGTCGTAAATCAGGTTTTGTGTATAATAACGGCTAATTTCTGATCGGCTGACGAGGACCATATGGCAAAAGTGATCGGGATTGACCTCGGGACCACCAACTCGTGCGTCGCAGTCGTCGAAGGCGGCAACAGCCAGATCATCGCAAACAGCCTGGGCGGCCGAACCACCCCGTCCATTGTCGCCTTCACTGACAAGAACGAGCGGCTGGTGGGCCAGATTGCCAAGCGCCAGGCCATCACCAACGCCGCCAACACCATATATGCGGTGAAGCGCCTCATCGGGCGCAAATTCAACTCACCCGAAGTCACACGGGCCCGGGACCACCTGCCCTACCAGCTGGTGCCGGCGACCAACGGCGACGTCCGGCTCAAGATCCGCGACAAGCAGTACTCGCCGCAGGAAATTTCAGCCATGATCCTCCAGTTCCTGAAACAGTGCGCCGAGGAGTTCATCGGCTCCAAGGACATCGAAGCGGTCATCACGGTGCCCGCCTATTTCGACGACTCCCAGCGCCAGGCGACGAAGGACGCCGGCGAGATCGCCGGACTGAAAGTCAAGCGGATCATCAATGAGCCCACGGCGGCCGCGCTGGCGTACGGCCTCGGCAAGAACAAGAACGAGAAAGTGGCCGTCTACGACCTGGGCGGCGGCACCTTCGATATCTCCATCCTGGAAATCAACGAAGGGGTGTTCGAAGTGCTGTCCACCTGCGGGGACAGTTTCCTCGGCGGCGAAGACTTCGACCAGCGCATCACGGACTGGATCATCCACGAATTCCAGGAGGAGACCGGGATCGATCTGCGCAACGATATCCTGGCCTTG from Acidobacteriota bacterium harbors:
- a CDS encoding nucleotide exchange factor GrpE produces the protein MSKEAEQPDQPRTPDSRRESSTTGFSTNRDLERLFQEAEQTIDKIVHAKRESREETLAVPLFVPEAVVTPITPPAETEPDEAELLRQELERLKLRYQELETDFQNFRNRVERDAESTNLNTRAELLKDLLQIIDILELASNTFNSEKFSHSVDSYRKGFNLLHRQFLDVFDKIGVLKIPTEAQPFDPHLHQAITAEERSDLEVQTNLKELKAGYVYHGILLRPAMVKVGVPKPKPSGSH
- a CDS encoding VWA domain-containing protein is translated as MKIFSRLVLAATVLTLAGAAWSQQAVQTPEGRIAVRVEMVNLLCSVLDRRGNYVTTLQQDDFIVYENNAPQRIENFSAMSDLPLSIALLIDTSASVANKLKFEQDAATEFFATVLRPQDKALLVEFDTGVTLIQDFTNDTNLLGKQLRTLRAAGGTSLYDAVLLVAEEKLVPDQGERRKTVIVISDGEDTVSKVTFEEALEMAQRSGATVFAISTNKGGYFGVKGSDEGDTILEQLTSATGGKAYYPTKMEDLSLAFREINQELRSQYSISYRSSNPARDGTFRALRVAVKGKDLRVRHRKGYFAPKSSGSD
- a CDS encoding M28 family peptidase yields the protein MRIGGLLWLSLAMAAAGGCGPERVSGGSAADEPAPTAAAAAPAAGGEWQTAAEMHRLERDFAAMIRLAPRPAGSERLEACRRLIAEELTGAGLGVRRESFRAATPRGVIEMANVIGEKAGDPRRILIVATHIDTKELPGVHFIGANDSGSSTAAVLEIARVIAARADARATYRFLFFDGEESVGESITETDGLYGSRQHADNIRRSDEAQSVRAMILLDMIGDRDLALTRDRYSSPELWSLLAVCCRRLGWPEIAAGESNAIIDDHIPFRELGIPVIDLIDFEYGPWNSYWHTPRDIPDNVSVANIFRVTRVTLCLLESLDCE